One Esox lucius isolate fEsoLuc1 chromosome 1, fEsoLuc1.pri, whole genome shotgun sequence genomic region harbors:
- the zgc:162608 gene encoding uncharacterized protein zgc:162608, whose protein sequence is MLLKVVIFALSLLMTTAYPLYHTNREASQTQQDLTNNEVHEKTDMSKDVNGIWKSHVKDSPLVSEIGHKLTLESERLHARLRQELTELRERLSLYPVHPGSSESTLARMGERLAALTEQLQSTVNDNSQELCGQLRLHLQELEVAVRQGAAETALYPEAVRGMSQTLDDSSAKTTSVIRDFKTKTSNMIEELKGSDEGVFWQDANIRLEQEAQAFSLEVRGRAGVLKAKLASLLLVPQPIRAEVSTSLEQFCQSAASQDRLFHAKIKKHLLGRELQTQSQSESPTLQPLGLLEEDFSAKLSAVLQDILQTVQ, encoded by the exons atgctccTCAAAGTAGTTATCTTTGCCCTGTCATTACTGATGACAACAG CATACCCACTCTACCATACCAACCGAGAAGCATCACAGACCCAACAGGACCTAACAAACAATGAGGTTCATGAGAAGACAGACATGAGCAAAGATGTCAA TGGGATTTGGAAGAGCCATGTGAAGGACAGCCCTCTGGTGAGCGAGATCGGGCATAAGCTGACCCTTGAGTCAGAGAGACTGCACGCCCGCCTTCGCCAGGAACTCACCGAGTTGAGGGAAAGGCTCTCCCTGTATCCTGTCCACCCGGGGTCCAGTGAGTCCACCCTGGCCCGCATGGGAGAACGCCTCGCTGCCTTGACCGAGCAGCTCCAGAGTACTGTGAACGACAACAGCCAGGAGCTGTGTGGCCAACTCAGGCTCCACCTCCAGGAGTTGGAGGTGGCTGTGAGACAGGGGGCAGCTGAAACCGCACTGTACCCGGAGGCCGTGAGGGGTATGAGCCAGACTCTGGACGACAGCAGCGCAAAAACGACATCAGTCATCCGGGACTTTAAAACCAAGACGTCCAACATGATTGAGGAGCTCAAGGGTAGTGACGAAGGGGTCTTCTGGCAGGATGCGAACATTCGCCTTGAGCAGGAGGCGCAGGCGTTTAGTCTGGAGGTCCGAGGCAGGGCGGGGGTGCTAAAAGCAAAGTTGGCTAGTCTCCTACTGGTCCCGCAGCCCATTAGGGCCGAGGTGTCCACCAGCTTGGAGCAGTTCTGCCAGAGCGCTGCCTCACAGGACCGGTTGTTCCACGCCAAAATCAAGAAGCACCTTCTTGGACGGGAGTTACAGACTCAGAGCCAAAGTGAGTCACCTACCCTACAACCCCTGGGCTTGTTGGAGGAGGACTTTTCCGCCAAACTTAGTGCGGTCCTCCAGGACATTTTGCAAACCGTGCAGTAA